Genomic segment of Corynebacterium appendicis CIP 107643:
GCAAGGGCGATAAGCAGCGCATCGTGCCCGTGGGCGGCGCGGCGCAACGGGCTCTCGAGGCTTACCTCGTGCGCGGCAGGCCGGCGTTGACGACCGGCAAGTCCCATGCCGTGTTCTTGAATAAGCGTGGCGGGGCGCTGTCCCGGCAGAGCTCGTGGACGATCATCAAGGACGCGGCTTCGCGCGCCGGCCTCGACAAAGCGATCTCCCCGCACACGATGCGCCACTCGTTCGCCACCCACCTGCTTGAGGGTGGGGCAGACGTGCGTACGGTCCAAGAGTTGCTCGGCCATGCCTCTGTCACGACGACTCAGATATACACCCACGTCACACCAGAAAACTTGCGTGAAGTATGGACTTCGTCGCATCCCCGTTCGTGACTGCGGACAAATGACAGCCGTGTAAGATGACCATCAACAGCAAGGCGCATCGTTCGCGTTGACGCACGCGGGAAACGAAGGAGTGGCGGTGACAGAAGACGGACTTTTCAGCGCTTCGGAGACGGAGGTCGGGCTGACAGGTCGGCCGCTGCGTGAATTCCCGCAGCCGAAGCCCCTGGACAAGCATGGCCCCGCGACGATCATCTCGATGGTCAACCAGAAGGGTGGCGTGGGCAAGACCACCTCGTCGATCAACTTGGGCGCGTGCCTGGCGGAACAGGGCCGTAAGGTGCTGCTGGTCGACTTGGACCCGCAGGGTGCGCTGTCCGCGGGCCTGAATATCTCGCACGACGAGGACCAGGTGACGGTCTACGACCTGATGCTGGACAACACCTCGTCCATCCACGCCGCGATCAAGCACACGAATGTCTCCGGCCTGGATATGGTTCCGGCGAATATCGACTTGTCCGCCGCGGAAATCCAGCTCGTCAACGAGGTAGGACGCGAGCAGACCCTCGGTCGTGCGCTGCGCCCGGTGCGGGGCGAGTACGACTTCATCATCATCGATTGCCAGCCGTCCCTCGGCCTGCTCACCGTGAACGCATTGGCGTGCTCGCAGGGAGTCATCATCCCGATGGAGTGCGAGTACTTCTCTCTGCGCGGGCTCGCACTACTCACCGACACGGTGGAGAAGGTGCGCGACCGCATCAATTTCGACCTGGACATCGTGGGCATCCTGGTGACCATGTTCGACCGCCGCACTACCCACGCGCGCGAGGTCATGGACCGCGTGGTGGAGGTGTTCGGCGACCGCGTCTTCGATACAGTGATCACCCGCACCGTCCGCTTCCCGGAGACCTCCGTGGCCGGCGAGCCGATCATCACGTGGGCACCGAATTCGCCCGGCGCGGAGCAGTACCGCAACCTTGCCCTCGAGGTCATCGAGCGCACCTCGTAAACAGCGCCTGCTGTTGTCGCGTGAGGTTCACTGAGTTATGACCACGGCGAAACCGATCGATTCCAAAGACCCCGCATACACGGGCCAGGGTTACCAGCCGGAGATCACCGGCTTCACTCTCGTGCTCAATAATTTCGAGGGACCCTACGATCTGTTGCTCAACCTGATCAGCTCCCGCAAGCTGGACGTCACCGAGGTGGCGCTGGCGGAGGTCACAGACGAGTTCATCGTCTATGTCAAGCAGTTGGGAGAGACAGCGGAGCTAGATGAGATCACCGAATTCCTCGTCACCGCGGCGACGCTGCTCAATTTGAAGGCGCAGCGCCTGTTGCCGCGCAACGGTGACGATGACGAAGAGGACCTCGAGCTCCTGTCCTCCCGCGACCTGTTGTTCGCGCGTCTTCTGCAGTACCGCGCGTACCAGCAGGTGGCCGACCAGTTCGAACGCTGGCAAGCGAGCGCCCGTCGCCGCTATCCCCGCGCCGTCGGCATGGAGGAGAGCTTTGCCGACGTCCTGCCTCCAGTGTCGCTCGGGCACACGCCCGGCTCATTCGCCGAGCTCGCCGCGTCCGTCTTCCGCCCGAAACCACCGGAAGAGGTCCGGGTCGACCACTTGCACACTCAGCCGGTCTCCGTGCCGGAGCAGGCAGGCAAGCTGCTGGACACGCTCAAACTCGCCGGTGCGCAGCACTGGCTCACTTTCACCGCGCTCACACGAGACTGCACACGCTCAATGGAGATCGTTGGCCGCTTCCTCGCCGTGCTGGAGCTCTACAAGGCCCACGCCATCGACGCCCAACAGGTAGAGGCCCTCGGACAGCTGGATATCTCGTGGACGGGCAAAGACGTCGATCCCGCGGTGGTAGCGGCAGCGAACTGGGAGTAGGAGAGAGGCTTATGGGCGATAACGCGCCAACCGAAGAGAAGACAGATCAGTCGCGGCCAGCAGCGCTCCCCATGGTGAGCCAGCTGCGCTCCCAGATTGAATCGATCCTGTTGGTCATCGACACCCCGGCGTTGGCGGCGGATATTGCGGGCGCATTGAATGCGGGAGAGCAGGACGTCACTGCGTGCCTGCAAGAGTGGGCGGACGAGCTCGACGAGCGCGGCTCGGGCATGGACCTGCGCGAGACTTCCGAGGGCTGGCGCCTGTACACGCGGAACGGTAACGCGGATGCCGTGGAGGCATTTCTCGTCGATGGAACGCACACCAAGCTCAGCCGCGCCGCAATGGAGACTCTCGCCGTGGTCGCGTACCGTCAGCCGGTCACGCGCGCGCAGGTCGCCGCCGTCCGCGGCGTGAACGTCGACGGCGTCATGCGGACGCTGACCCTGCGTGGACTCATCGCGGAAGTCGATCCAGACGAGGCGACGGGAGCCCACCGCTACATCACCACTGAACTGTTCTTGGAGCAGCTCGGCATCGATTCACTCGACCGTCTTCCGGACTTGGCGCCGCTGCTTCCGGAAGTCGATTCCATCGAGGAGAGCTGGTAGTTTAGGGAGCCATGACTCCACCCGCTCGCCGAGAAGGCACACCGGACACAACCAAGGACGAGAAGTTCTATCTCTCCAACGCGAAACCCGCAAAGCACCAGAACGTCAGCCTGAGCAAACGGCGCGAGAACGCCGAGAAAAACGCAGAAGAAGCCGCTGACGAAAACCAGGAACCGCATCCGCTCGCCGATAACTGGTGGGACGAGCGCGAAGATCCCGTCGCCCCGCTGGGCAAAGCTATCGAGGACGGCGATGAGGACGGTAGGTCCCGCCGCGCCCCGAAGCGAAAAGCTAACGAGGGGATCCGCCTGCAGAAGGTTCTCGCGCAGGCAGGTGTGGCATCCCGCCGCCACTCCGAGGTGATGATCGACGAGGGCCGCATCGAGGTCAACGGAAAGATCATCCGTAAGCAGGGCGTGCGCGTGGACCCGAACGTGGACATCATCCGCGTCGACGGTGTGCGCGTGAACGTCAGCGAGGAGCACCAGTACTTCGCGCTGAATAAGCCCCGAGGCATGCACACCACCATGGAAGACGACCTGGGCCGCCCGTGCGTGGGCGACCTGGTCGCCGACCGCATCGTGTCGGGCCAGCGCTTGTTCCACGTCGGCCGTCTCGATGCCGACACCGAGGGCTTGCTGCTGCTCACCAACGACGGCGAGTTGGCCAACCGGCTCATGCACCCGAAGTACGAGGTGGCTAAGACATACCTGGCCACTGTCCTCGGAGAAGCGAAGCCTGCGCTCGTCCGCGAGCTGAAAAAGGGCATCGAGCTCGACGACGGCATTGCCAAGGCCGACTACGCGCAGATCGTGGACACATACCAGGGGCAGTCACTGGTCCGACTTGAGATCCATGAGGGACGCAAGCACGTGGTGCGCCGCATGCTCAAGACGGCCGGTTTTCCGGTGCAGCGCCTCGTGCGCACGAAAATTCACACGGTCCAGCTCGGCGAACTCAAACCCGGTGCAATGCGCGCCCTGAACGATTCCGAGCTCACGGCGCTTTACAAGGCGGTGGATATGTAATGGCTGGCACTGATAACGCCAACAACACCAAGGCCCTGTCCAATATGCCCGACGGCGGGCTGGTCCTCGCTGTCGACGGACCGTCCGGCACCGGCAAGTCGACGACGTGCCGCGCGCTCGCGAAGCAGCTGGACGCGAAGTACGTCGATACCGGCGCAATGTACCGCGTGGCCACGCTCGCCGTGCTCCGCGCGGGCATCGACCCGGGCAACACCGACGCCGTCATCGATGCCACGCGCGATCTTCCGCTGGAGATTTCCGACGACCCGGATTCCACCGAGGTCATTCTCGACGGTGAGAATGTCGCGGGCGAGATCCGCGGCCGTGAGGTCACCCAGAATGTCTCGGCCGTCTCCGCCATCCCGGAGGTCCGCACCAACCTGGTCGAGCTGCAGCGTAAGCTCGCGCGTGAAGCGCACCGCGCGATCGTCGAGGGCCGCGATATCGGCACCGTGGTGCTTGTCGACGCCCCGGCCAAGGCCTTCCTCACCGCCTCCCCGGAGGTTAGGGCCACGCGCCGCTACAACCAGGACATCGCAGCCGGCCGCGACGCCGATTACGACACTGTGCTGGCCGATGTGATCCGCCGTGACGAGCTCGACTCCTCGCGCGCGACCAGCCCGCTGCGCCCGGCGGACGACGCGAAGATCATCGACACCTCCGAGATGGACAAAGTCGAGGTCCTAGGCGCGTTGATCTCCCTGATCGAAAGGAGCGCGCGATGACGGAGCAGAACGAACAAAACCGGCCGCGCGACGAGCGCGGCGCGAACACCGAGCCTGAAACCGAGTTCCAGTACACCCAGTTCAACCCCGCGGACTACGCCGGCGAGGTCGTCTCCGAGTACGAGGCGTACGAGCAGGCCTACGAAGCCGATATCGACGAGGAATTCGGCGACGAATTCGAGGGCTTCGACGGCGAGAACTACGGTGAGTCCGAATTCGGCCCCGCGGAATTCGGCGACGATGAAGAGCACGACTCCGACTCGGAAGACCACGAGTACACCGACGAGGAGTGGGAGGAGATCGGACAGGCCTTCGGCATCAACCCCGACGGCCACATCGAGGAGGCCCTGCCGACCGTCGCGATCGTCGGCCGGCCCAACGTGGGCAAGTCCACTCTGGTCAACCGTTTCCTCGGCCGCCGCGAAGCCGTCGTCGAGGACCACCCGGGTGTCACGCGCGACCGCGTGAGCTACCTCGCCGACTGGAACGGCCAGCGCTTCTGGGTGCAGGACACCGGCGGCTGGGACCCGGATGCCAAGGGGATCCACGCGTCCATTGCGCACCAGTCTGAGGCGGCGATGGACGACGCCGACGTCATCGTCATGGTCGTCGACGCGCACGTCGGTGTCACCGACTCCGACGCGTTCATGGCCCGCAACCTGCAGCGCTCCGACGTTCCGGTGTTGCTGGTGGCCAATAAATTCGAGTCCGAGTCCCAGTGGGGCGACGTCGCCGAGTTCTACTCGCTCGGCCTGGGCGACCCATGGCCGGTCTCCGCGCTCCACGGCCGGGGCGGCGCCGATGTTCTCGACGAGATCGTCAAGGTCTTCCCCGAGATGCCGAAGGCCGCGAGCTCGATCACCGAGGGACCGCGCCGCATCGCGCTCGTCGGCAAGCCGAATGTGGGCAAGTCCAGCCTGCTGAACAAGCTCTCCAAGTCGAAGCGTGCCGTCGTGGACAACGTCGCCGGAACCACCGTCGACCCGGTGGACGAGCTGATCCAGCTCGACCGGCGTCTGTGGCGCTTCATCGACACCGCGGGCCTGCGCAAGAAGGTCAAGAACGCCACGGGGCACGAGTACTACGCGTCGCTGCGCACACGCGGCACCATCGATGCCGCCGAGGTCTGCGTCGTGCTTATCGACGCCTCCCAGGAGATCACCGAGCAGGACCAGCGCGTGATTTCCATGGTCCTCGAGGCGGGCAAGGCGATGGTCATCGCCTTCAACAAGTGGGACCTCATGGACGAGGACCGGCGCTACTACTTCGACCGCGAATTCGACCTGCAGCTCAACCAGCTGCCGTGGGTGTCTAAGATCAATATCTCCGCCGAGACGGGCCGCGGCCTGCACCGTCTCGAAAAGGAAATGATCACCGCCCTGGAGAACTGGGACAAGCGCATCTCCACCGGCCAGCTGAACAACTGGATGCGCGAGGCGATCGCGGCGAACCCGCCGCCGATGAAGAACAACCGCCTGCCGAAGGTCCTGTTCGCCACCATGGTGAGCACCCGGCCTCCGACAATTGTTTTGTTCACCACCGGATTCCTCGACGGCAGCTACCGCCGCTACCTGGAGCGCAAATTCCGCGAGCAGTTCGGCTACCATGGCACGCCCGTGCGCTTCGCCGTCCGCGTGCGCGAGCGTAACCCGCGCCGCCGCTAGGACACGCACCGACGAGGAAAGGACGCACGCCCGATGCCCGACAAGGCCGACCTGAGCCGAAGCCGCAGGTTCGCACGCACCGTGACGGTGGACGGCATCGAGCGGTCCTACCAGTGCTCAGTGCCCGCATCCCTTTGCGAGGGTGCCGGCGGAGACTCTGCTGAGCCTGTGCCGGTCATCCTCGCGGTCCACGGCAAGGGCGATAACGGCCTCGACTTCCTCATCGGCACCGATCTGGGCACCGCCGACGCCGTTGTCGCCGCGCCCACCGGCCAGGGCCTAGCATGGAGCCCCGCGCCGTACGCCGTGACCACGATCGAGGAAGACACAGCGCTGATCGATGCCGTCGTCGCCGACATTACTGCCACCTATCCCGTCGATCGAGACCGTATCTACCTCGCCGGATTCTCCAACGGCGGCGGATTCGTCGTCGAGCTCGCGGTCAATGCGCCGGAGGCATACGCCGGCGTGGCGACCGTGGCCGGTGCGATCCGCACCGACATCGAGACGATTGAGTCCGGCGCGCCGATCGACTACCTGAATATCCACGGAACCTGGGACGATGTCGTGCCGTACGGCGGCCAGGACCGCGGCTCCCTCGGCCTGATTCGGCCGGCCCAGGAGATCACCGACGCGTTCCGCGGTCGCAATGGGGGCCACGCCCGCGCCGACCACATTCCGGTGGAAGGCATGGGCCACGAATGGCCGGCCGGCGTGTGGGCGCAACACCGCGGCATCGATGTCACCGAGACGGTCCTCGACTTCTTCGGCATCCCCACGCTCGACTGACCGCGGAAGACAACGGCGGCTACCAGAGCTACCGGAGGCTAGCGGCGGTAAAGGAAAGCGTCGGTGCGGTAGGGAAGCGGGATCGGCTGGCCTTCGTCGAAACCAAGCCGCTCGTAGAGGTACCAGCGCAGATTCTCGGTCACTTTGGCGCGCGTCGTGTCGCTGGCGCGGAGCCAATAGGAACGGGTGCGGGCCAACGCGAAGAGATGCTCGGGCGTGACGGGTTGGAACCAGCGCATGCGGAGCTCGTCGATAAGCGTCCACGGCGCACTGACAGCGGGGTAGAAGCCTTCGCGGTGCACGTCGCCTGAGTGGCTGATGCGCGACAGGCGCAGCACCCACGGGTGGGAGACGTCGAGCGTGTTCCAGCACAGCATCAGCGATCCGCCGTCGGCGACGACCCTATCCGCTTCGGCGCTCGCTGCTGCCGTGTCCACCCAGTGCCACGTCTGCGCGCTGACATAGGCGTCGACGGTGTCATCCGCAAGACCGGTCGCCTCCGCTGTGGCTCGCCACACCAGGGTGTCCGGATGGCGGGCGCGCAGCACCTTGAGCATGTTCTGGGAGGGGTCAAGAGCGAAGATCTCGCGGCCAGGTTTGATCAGCGTGGAGGTGAGTTTTCCGGTGCCGGCGCCGACGTCGATAAGCGAATGGGCGCTACCGACGAGTTCTGCGACCTTATCTGGATACGTTGGGCGCACGTCGTCGTAATCGTCGGATCCGGACGTGAACGCGCCCGCGGTGTACACGCGTGCGGCGGCGCTGGCGAAGCCCGGCGATTCTTTGCCGCTGGGGGTGAAATGTCGCGGCTCCGGGTGCGTGTCCATGTCGTGAAATCTACCTGCTTGCGCGTGGCGGGTGAATTCACTGTGAACGCGTGCGGCGCGCATCGCGAAAAACACTCTTGGCTTATACGATGGCGTAGGTTGGCCAGCGAGCCCCTCCAATCACCCCCGCATTGATCGCTAGCGACCGAAGGATGACTCCCACTCCCGTGAAACGCCGTATCCGCCCAGCTGCCGCTTTCGCGGTGGCCCTGCTTTCGATCTCGGCGCTCGGCGCATGCGGGGAGAAAAAGGAAGACCTCCAGGTCACGGACGCAGCAAACGAAGCGCGTGAGGAGTTGGCCGAAGTCGAGGCGGATTTCTCCGGCGACCCGAGCACTTTCGCGCAGACCACAACGATCGGTTCCCGTGAACGCGAGTACATGGTGACCACGCCGCCGAATGTCGAGGAACGCGAGAACTTGCCGCTGATCTTCGTCTTCCACGGCTACAAAATGACCGACGACTCCATGCGCCGGATCACGGAGATGAATAAGGCGAACGCCGTGGTCGTGTACATGCAGGGCGTCAACACCGCGTGGGCTCCAGCGCCGTACGCGACAACATCCGGTGACGAGGACCTCGCGTTCTTCGATGCGGTGCGTCGGGAGATGCTGGACAAATACCCCGTGAACCCGGCGCGGGTCTTCGCCGCTGGACACTCGAACGGCGGCGGATTCGCGGCATATACGGCCTGCCACCGGTCCCACCAGCTCACTGGCATTGCCACGGTGTCCGCCGCCTACTACGACGAGGTCTTCGAGGATTGCGCGCCGATCCCGACAAAGCAAATCGACTTCCACGGCACCAAGGACAACACCATCAAATACGACGGCGGCGTGCGCCACGGCGCCGACTACATGCCCGTGAGTCAAGTGATGGAGAAAGCCGCCGAGCGCAACCACTGCGCGCCTGAGCCGAATGTTGCGGAGTACTCGCGACCTGGCGAGGAATTCATCTGGCAGCGGTGCGACGCCGCTTTGCGCCATTACCGCTTGGATGGCAGCACCCACATCTGGCCGGGAGCCGACGGCGACAAGGGGCCGGGGGAGAACACCGCCGACGACTTCGCCACCCGCGAGATCCTCGACTTTTTCGGTGTGTCCTACCGCGACACGCTGGGGTAGGGTGCCGGCAGCGCGACCTGCCAGGTGCCGTCCACTTTCTGCTTGTAGCCCGTCTTGATCCGCTCAGGGCCTCGCTCGAGTTCTTTGTGCGTGAGCTCGTAGTGCTGCGGCAGTCCGTTCTTCCCGTAGGACATCGTGCGGTGGAGTTTCTCGAACGGACCTGGCATGCCGCGGCGTTCCATCAGCCATGTGACCAGAAGGGTCACCAGCCACACAGCCGTGGCGAAGATCATTTGCCCGGCGATGGGCCATCCGTGCCCGGTATTGAGCAGGAAGACGGCGGTGACGGGGAACAGGATGATGGTCTGCCCGAGGTAGCCCGTCATCGAACGCTTGCCCAGGGCATTGAATGCGCTGAGCCATTCCGGGATCGGCTCGCCGTGAGCGATGCGGCGCTGGATCGGGCGCATCGCCAACATCACCGCCGCGAGGATGCCCGGTCCGGTGAGGCGGCCGAAGGCTTGATTGAGAATAGCGAAGCCTGGCTCCCATTCGTATGGAAGCACACCCACCGACGACAGGCCGAACGGGATGCCGACAAACAGGATGACGAGCAGCGTGACGACCACCCAGCTCCAGAGACGTGTGGCGTACCTATCGACGTCCTCCATGACGCGCTCCCGGCCCCACACGAAGCCGAGGAGAATCATGGGCAAGATCGAGATCGTCGGAAACGCAATTCCCTGCAAGGTTTCCAAGCCCCTGTGGATCTGCTCCGCGTAGGTGGCGCTGACCTCCCCGTAGAACATATCCATGGTGAGCGTTGGTGCCCCTGGCCCCTCGATGAAGATCATGAGCGCTCCTAGCGCACACCACGCGCACCACAAGCCGAGCATGATGCCCGCAATGATTCTCAGCATCCTGTCGCTGCAACCGATGAGCAAGGCGGTGATCATGCCGCAGATGCCGTAGGCGGTGAGGATATCGCCGGGGAAGAAGAAGATCAGGTGGACGACACCGAAACACAAGAGGAAGAAATAACGCTTGGCGATCACCTTCTTCGCCGCGCGGTTGGTGAAACCGCGCCGCCACAGGCTGCCCAAGATCATGCCGATGCCCACACCCAGCAACACGGAGAACATCGACAACCCGCGCACGTGGACGAACATCGCCTGAAAAACGATCAGGATCTTGTCGAGCATGCTCGGATCAGACCCCGTGCCGCCGAAGAAGCCCGAGTGCGCCGCGTCCTGGGTGGCGAGCCAGTTCGTCGGCACATTCGCAATCACAATGCCGAGCAGCGCCAGCCCTCGCGCCACATCGGGTGCGACGTAGCGCGCCTTGTTCAACCTCGCGCCTTGCTGCGTCCGGGTAACCATGACCGGATCCTTCCTCATTGAGCCCAGAAAGGGTGATGACGTGCTGGTTTTAAGAACCGATCATACGCAACTTTTGGGTGGCTATATTCCGGTCCAGCCGGAGTCACCCCCCGGCGGAGAACCGTGCGAGGCAAGTGAAAATCCCACACCGTGTGAAATGGTGCGGGAGAAAATGGTCGGGCTGACAGGATTTGAACCTGCGACCCCTACACCCCCAGTGTAGTGCGCTACCAAACTGCGCCACAGCCCGTTGTCCATCGTGCGGAGCATGCGGGGGCATGCCGTACGCGGAACGTCGGATAGATTACCGCACGGTCGGGTGATTGAAGTAATCGGCTGGTCACGTAAAGTTGCCCCATGGGCAAGTTTGACTGGTTCTGGAAGGCGATGGGCTCCTCGTCGGAGCGCAACGACAAGAAGTCGAAGGGCATCGTGTCGCAGGCGCACGGCCTGATCGCCAACTACGAACAGCGCAGCGACGCGGAGTTGGTCGACGCGATCCGGGGGACAGTCGCTGACGGCCAGATTGAAAAGAAGCCGGAATTTTTGGCTGTGCTGACGGTGGCGTCGGCACGCACGCTCGGCATGACGCCGTTCGAGGTGCAGAACCAGGCGGTGCTGCGCCTGCTTGAAGGCGACGTGACCCAGATGGCAACGGGCGAGGGCAAGACGCTCGTCGGCGCGATGGCGGCTACGGGATTCGCGCTCACCCGCAAGCGGGTGCACCTCATCACGGTCAATGACTACCTCGCAGCGCGCGACGCGAACTGGATGCGTCCTCTCGTCGAGTTCTTCGGACTCAGCGTCGCGTCCGTCACGGAGGCGTCCACACGCGAGGAGCGCGTAAACGCCTACCGCAGCGATATCGTCTACGCGCCAGTCACAGAAATCGGCTTCGACCACCTGCGCGACAACCAGATCACCCACCGCGACCAGACGGTTCAGGTCGCAGCCGATGTCGCGCTCGTCGACGAAGCGGACAGCGTGCTTGTCGACGAAGCCTTGGTGCCCCTCGTCCTTGCCGGCTCCAAACCGGGGGAGCAGGCCACTGGGCAGATCACCGAGGCAGTGTCCCACCTTGTCGAGGGCAAGGACTACACCATCGACTCGGACCGCCGGAACGTCTTCCTCACCGACGACGGCGCGTCGAAGATCGAGCGTGCTCTCGGCATCGATTCGCTGTATTCCGACGAGAATATCGGCACCATCCTCGTGCGCGTGAACCTCGCGCTCCACGCGAAGGCGCTGCTGATCCGCGATGTCCACTACATAGTCAAGGACGGCAAGATCGACCTTGTCGACGCATCCCGCGGCCGTGTCGCCGAGCTCCAGCGCTGGCCCGACGGGCTGCAGGCCGCAGTGGAGGCCAAGGAAGGCTTGGATGTCTCCGAAGGCGGCCGCATCCTCGACCAGATCACCTTGCAGGCGCTCATGCGGCGTTACCCGCTGGTGTGCGGCATGACCGGTACCGCCGTTGAGGCCACCGACCAGCTGCGCCAGTTCTACGATCTCCACGTCTCCGTGATCGACCGTGCCAAGGAGCTGCGCCGCTTCGACGAAGCCGACCGCATCTACGCCACCATGGACGAGAAGTTCGCGGCCATCGTCGAGGAGATCGCCCACATCAATTCCACCGGCCAGCCGGTGCTTGTCGGCACGCGCGATGTCGCCGAGTCCGAGGCACTGGCAGATGCACTGGAAAAACGCGGTGTGAACGTCAACGTCCTCAACGCCAAGAACGACGCGGAGGAAGCCCGCATTGTGGCCGAGGCCGGCGACCTGGGGCGCGTGACCGTGTCCACCCAGATGGCGGGGCGCGGCACCGATATCCGCCTCGGTGGCGCCGACGAATCCGACCGCGACGCTGTCGTAGAGCTCGGTGGACTCGCCGTCATCGGTACCGCGCGCCACCGCACGGCACGGCTGGACAACCAGCTCCGCGGCCGCGCCGGACGACAGGGTGACCCGGGTCTCAGCGTGTTTTTTGTCTCACTCGAAGACGACATCGTCACCGCAGGCGGCGCCGATGAGCGCGTCAGCGCCCAGCCCGACGAGCATGGCCTCATCGAATCCAAGCGCGTCCAGGACTTCATCGAGCACTGCCAGCGCGTCACCGAAGGGCAATTGCTCGAGATCCACGCCCAGACCTGGAAGTACAACCAGCTGCTGGCGGACCACAGGGAGATCGTCGATAAGCGGCGTGCGTCGCTGCTGGATACCGACCAAGCGTGGCGCGAGCTCGCCGAACGCAACCCAGCGCGCGCCGCTGAGTTGGAAGGACAAGGAATCGATCGGGTAGTGCTCGAACAGGCTGCGCGCGAAATCATGCTTTTCCACCTCGACGACGAATGGTCCGAACACCTCGCACTCATGGACGACGTGCGCGAATCGATCCACCTTCGCGCCATTGCGCGCGAAACTCCGATCACCGAGTTCCACCGGATTGCCGTGCGCGAATTCAAAGATCTCGCCAACCGTGCTGTTGAGCGCGCCTCCGAGACCTTCGACACCGTACTTATCGACGCCGACGGTGCGCATCTCGCGGATGCCGGTTGGAAGCGCCCCAACGCGACTTGGACCTACATGGTCTCCGATAACCCGCTCGCCGGCGGCGGAAACTCCGTAATATCCGGCATAGCCAGCATCTTCCGCTGATGATGACTCCCGGCAGTGGTGTCCCGACCGCGCGCCGGGAGCAGTTGTCAGTATGATGGTCGTGGACTTAAATTGAAATTTGTATCCGTCGAAAGCGTCAGGAGAAGAGATGAGCGAGAATACCGGCACACCGGAGACACAGGTAGAAACCACCTCTGTTTTCCGTGCGGATCTTCTGAAGGAGATGGAGACGGGAGCTAACACCGCCTCTGACCACGTAGGCGGCGCTGAAGGCCTGCCGGCAGACGCGGCGCTCCTCGTGGTCAAGCGTGGCCCGAACGCAGGCGCACGCTTCCTGCTGGACCGCGACACCACCACCGCTGGCCGCCACCCGGAGGCGGACATCTTTCTCGACGATGTCACCGTCTCCCGTCGCCACGCCGAATTCCGCCGTAACGACGGCGAGTTCGAGGTTGTCGATGTCGGATCCCTCAACGGCACCTACGTGAACCGCGAGCCGCGCAACTCCCAGACGCTCTCCACCGGCGACGAGATTCAGATCGGCAAGTTTCGCCTCGTCTTCCTCGCTGACGAGGACTAAACCCCGGTGAACGGGCTTCGGCCCGCACCGCTTTGTGAAAGTTTTTCAGGTCCATCCTGATTAAATCTAGCCATTGTTGATCAGAGTTAGACAGAATTAGACACTGTGAGCGCAATCCGGAAAACGAAGCCGAGCAATCCGGCACCCCGCTCGGGCACCAAGACCATGTCGATTGGCGTGGTGATCAAGTGCCTCAGCGAGGAGTTCCCGGATGTGACCGTGTCCAAAATCCGTTTCCTCGAGTCTGAAGGACTGATTACGCCTGAGCGCACGCAGTCCGGGTACCGCCGCTTTACCGAGGACGATGTTGAGCGTCTCCGCTACATTCTGATCACCCAGCGCGACAATTACCTACCGCTGAAGGTGATCCGCGAGCAGCTCGAGGCAATGGACTCCGGCAAGGTCACCGCCGTGATGACGGGCCA
This window contains:
- the secA2 gene encoding accessory Sec system translocase SecA2, with protein sequence MGKFDWFWKAMGSSSERNDKKSKGIVSQAHGLIANYEQRSDAELVDAIRGTVADGQIEKKPEFLAVLTVASARTLGMTPFEVQNQAVLRLLEGDVTQMATGEGKTLVGAMAATGFALTRKRVHLITVNDYLAARDANWMRPLVEFFGLSVASVTEASTREERVNAYRSDIVYAPVTEIGFDHLRDNQITHRDQTVQVAADVALVDEADSVLVDEALVPLVLAGSKPGEQATGQITEAVSHLVEGKDYTIDSDRRNVFLTDDGASKIERALGIDSLYSDENIGTILVRVNLALHAKALLIRDVHYIVKDGKIDLVDASRGRVAELQRWPDGLQAAVEAKEGLDVSEGGRILDQITLQALMRRYPLVCGMTGTAVEATDQLRQFYDLHVSVIDRAKELRRFDEADRIYATMDEKFAAIVEEIAHINSTGQPVLVGTRDVAESEALADALEKRGVNVNVLNAKNDAEEARIVAEAGDLGRVTVSTQMAGRGTDIRLGGADESDRDAVVELGGLAVIGTARHRTARLDNQLRGRAGRQGDPGLSVFFVSLEDDIVTAGGADERVSAQPDEHGLIESKRVQDFIEHCQRVTEGQLLEIHAQTWKYNQLLADHREIVDKRRASLLDTDQAWRELAERNPARAAELEGQGIDRVVLEQAAREIMLFHLDDEWSEHLALMDDVRESIHLRAIARETPITEFHRIAVREFKDLANRAVERASETFDTVLIDADGAHLADAGWKRPNATWTYMVSDNPLAGGGNSVISGIASIFR
- the odhI gene encoding oxoglutarate dehydrogenase inhibitor Odhl, with the protein product MSENTGTPETQVETTSVFRADLLKEMETGANTASDHVGGAEGLPADAALLVVKRGPNAGARFLLDRDTTTAGRHPEADIFLDDVTVSRRHAEFRRNDGEFEVVDVGSLNGTYVNREPRNSQTLSTGDEIQIGKFRLVFLADED